The following are from one region of the Algiphilus sp. genome:
- a CDS encoding TetR/AcrR family transcriptional regulator: MRPSEQRRAEEKQRRREEILDAAEHVFQERGFDAATMDDVAAQARVSRALVYVYYRDKRALHLAICIRALRRLRALFEEAAATEQRGRDQLVAIGRIYMRFAETHPCYFNALSRYEATEAEVQTETDETFAATMSAGRDVHLVTVRAIEQGMRDGSLRSDITNPMLMAMTMWGFTHGVLQIAQHKAFLFEQEGIPVETFVDNAAALAARALEP; this comes from the coding sequence ATGCGACCCAGTGAGCAGCGCCGAGCCGAAGAGAAGCAGCGACGTCGGGAAGAGATCCTCGACGCCGCCGAGCACGTGTTCCAGGAACGCGGTTTCGACGCAGCGACCATGGACGACGTCGCGGCGCAGGCGCGCGTCTCCCGGGCGCTGGTCTACGTCTACTATCGCGACAAGCGCGCACTGCACCTGGCCATCTGCATCCGGGCACTGCGCCGCCTGCGCGCGCTGTTCGAGGAAGCCGCCGCGACCGAGCAGCGCGGACGCGATCAACTGGTCGCCATCGGCCGCATCTACATGCGCTTCGCCGAGACCCACCCCTGCTACTTCAACGCGCTGTCGCGCTATGAAGCGACCGAGGCCGAGGTCCAGACCGAGACCGACGAGACCTTCGCCGCCACCATGAGTGCCGGCCGCGACGTGCATCTGGTCACCGTCCGCGCCATCGAGCAGGGCATGCGCGACGGCAGCCTCCGATCCGACATCACGAACCCCATGCTGATGGCGATGACGATGTGGGGCTTCACCCACGGCGTGCTGCAGATCGCCCAGCACAAGGCCTTTCTTTTCGAGCAGGAGGGCATTCCGGTGGAAACCTTCGTCGACAACGCCGCGGCGCTCGCAGCCCGCGCGCTGGAGCCGTGA
- a CDS encoding fatty acid desaturase, which translates to MPSTAERAPKAPLNWPAVIMFALTLPLGLVAAPAYIIATGPSPWLYLWAVALFWVTGISITAGYHRYWAHRSYRARGPMRWLLMLFGGMALQNSILVWASMHRVHHRHVDDTESDPYSIKRGFWYAHMGWMLRDYPSGDIDMSVARDLQEDPLVAFQHRHYLAIAVGMNLLIPGLVGALHGDIAGGLLIVGALRLVLVHQITFFINSLAHTWGRRPFTRSNTARDNGVIALLTFGEGYHNFHHLFQWDYRNGIRWWQFDPTKWLIAGAARVGLASDLKRVPEFKIQRALLETQLERAAEGLSGEPSHAGRVAHLLHMLEHERAAFADTLGEWARVQQQRIENARRDLADRWAHTEISHRVTAMERNLAQSLRQQRHRVRLLARQLTQQVSTSTG; encoded by the coding sequence ATGCCGTCTACTGCCGAGCGCGCGCCCAAGGCGCCCCTGAACTGGCCCGCCGTCATCATGTTCGCGCTGACCCTGCCGCTGGGGCTGGTCGCGGCGCCGGCGTACATCATCGCCACCGGGCCGTCGCCCTGGCTCTATCTCTGGGCCGTTGCGCTGTTCTGGGTGACGGGAATCTCGATCACGGCCGGCTATCACCGCTACTGGGCGCATCGCAGCTACCGGGCGCGCGGTCCCATGCGCTGGCTGCTGATGCTGTTCGGGGGCATGGCGCTGCAGAACAGCATCCTGGTCTGGGCGTCGATGCACCGCGTGCATCATCGGCACGTCGATGACACCGAGTCCGATCCGTACTCGATCAAGCGCGGCTTCTGGTATGCCCACATGGGCTGGATGCTGCGCGACTATCCGAGCGGCGACATCGACATGAGCGTGGCGCGCGATCTGCAGGAGGATCCGCTGGTCGCCTTCCAGCACCGCCACTACCTGGCCATCGCGGTCGGCATGAACCTGCTGATCCCGGGCCTGGTCGGCGCGCTGCACGGCGACATCGCCGGCGGTCTGCTCATCGTCGGCGCGCTGCGCCTGGTGCTGGTGCACCAGATCACCTTCTTCATCAACTCGCTGGCCCACACCTGGGGCCGCCGTCCGTTCACGCGCAGCAACACCGCGCGCGACAACGGGGTGATCGCGCTGCTCACCTTCGGCGAGGGCTACCACAACTTCCATCACCTGTTTCAGTGGGACTACCGCAACGGCATCCGCTGGTGGCAGTTCGATCCCACCAAGTGGCTGATCGCGGGTGCGGCGCGCGTGGGGCTGGCTTCCGATCTCAAGCGCGTGCCCGAGTTCAAGATCCAGCGCGCGCTGCTCGAAACCCAGCTCGAGCGCGCCGCCGAGGGCTTGAGCGGCGAGCCGTCGCACGCGGGCCGCGTCGCGCATCTCCTGCACATGCTGGAGCACGAGCGTGCGGCCTTCGCGGATACACTCGGGGAATGGGCACGCGTTCAGCAGCAGCGCATCGAGAATGCGCGTCGCGACCTCGCCGACCGCTGGGCGCATACCGAGATCTCGCATCGCGTGACCGCGATGGAGCGCAATCTCGCGCAGTCGCTCCGTCAGCAGCGGCACCGGGTGCGTCTGCTGGCCCGGCAGCTGACCCAGCAGGTGTCGACTTCAACCGGTTGA
- the tesB gene encoding acyl-CoA thioesterase II: protein MTSNALDDLVRLLDLENLEVNIFRGESRDLGGRSVYGGQVVGQALVAAARTTSDAMPHSLHAYFLRPGEMTQSIVYDVDRVRDGRTFAARRVQAIQNGKPILSMIASFQRPEPGLSHQQTMPDVPAPETLDDQDALRDRWLALHPDAPERARRALLRQTAIEFRPVSPTDPFTPEPHAPAQHIWFRASGTLPDDAMLHRCVLAYASDFSLLSTALLPHARSYLSQDMVVASIDHAVWFHRDFRADDWLLYSMDAPTAQGSRGLSRGQIWTRSGELVASVAQESLMRDISDT from the coding sequence CGGCGAATCCCGCGACCTCGGCGGCCGCAGCGTCTACGGCGGCCAGGTGGTCGGACAGGCGCTGGTGGCGGCCGCGCGCACCACCAGCGACGCCATGCCCCACTCGCTGCACGCCTACTTCCTCCGCCCCGGCGAGATGACGCAGTCGATCGTCTACGACGTCGACCGCGTGCGCGACGGTCGCACCTTCGCGGCGCGCCGCGTGCAGGCCATCCAGAACGGCAAGCCGATCCTGTCGATGATCGCGAGCTTCCAGCGCCCCGAGCCGGGGCTCTCGCATCAGCAGACCATGCCCGACGTACCGGCACCGGAGACGCTCGACGACCAGGACGCGCTGCGCGACCGCTGGCTGGCGCTGCACCCGGACGCGCCCGAACGCGCCCGCCGCGCGCTGCTGCGCCAGACCGCCATCGAGTTCCGTCCGGTATCGCCGACCGACCCCTTCACTCCGGAACCGCACGCGCCCGCGCAGCACATCTGGTTCCGCGCCAGCGGCACACTGCCCGACGACGCCATGCTGCACCGCTGCGTGCTGGCCTACGCGTCCGACTTCAGCCTGCTGTCGACCGCGCTGCTGCCGCACGCGCGCAGCTATCTGTCGCAGGACATGGTGGTCGCTTCCATCGATCACGCCGTCTGGTTCCATCGCGACTTCCGGGCCGACGACTGGCTGCTCTACAGCATGGACGCGCCGACCGCGCAGGGGAGCCGCGGCCTGTCGCGCGGCCAGATCTGGACGCGCTCCGGGGAGCTGGTGGCGAGCGTCGCCCAGGAGAGCCTGATGCGCGACATCAGTGACACCTGA
- a CDS encoding efflux RND transporter periplasmic adaptor subunit has protein sequence MRMPRTFPADRSRALAVVVLGAALAACGTAEQDTREAAPRAVRVAAPEAAPASPDIAVVGRLELRDEQQLAFRVGGIVDAVNADAGDRIEKGQVLARLDTTEVDAGVEQARASADKARRDLERGERLHADNVITQQQLDDLETAFDVARARLETARFNQRHAIIRAPADGVVLRRMVEPNETVAGGQPVLAVGDAGSGFVLAAAVPDRDALRLALADPARITVDAMPDAPIRGAVSRIGRQADPRTGTFEVDVALEEAPERLASGLLARARITTADSGETARTGIPLEALVEGDSEAALIFLLADDNARVQAREVTVRWFDDERAVLGEPLSEQARVVTTGAGFLRDGEAVRIIE, from the coding sequence ATGAGGATGCCCCGGACCTTTCCCGCTGACCGCTCCCGGGCGCTCGCCGTCGTCGTGCTCGGCGCCGCGCTGGCGGCGTGCGGCACCGCCGAGCAGGACACGCGCGAGGCAGCGCCGCGCGCGGTGCGGGTGGCGGCGCCCGAAGCCGCGCCCGCCAGTCCGGATATCGCGGTAGTGGGTCGCCTCGAGCTGCGCGACGAGCAGCAGCTCGCCTTCCGCGTCGGCGGCATCGTCGATGCGGTCAACGCCGACGCCGGCGACCGCATCGAGAAGGGCCAGGTCCTCGCCCGCCTCGACACCACCGAGGTCGATGCCGGCGTCGAGCAGGCGCGCGCCAGCGCGGACAAGGCGCGGCGCGACCTCGAGCGCGGCGAGCGCCTGCACGCCGACAACGTCATCACCCAGCAGCAGCTCGACGACCTCGAGACCGCCTTCGACGTCGCCCGTGCCCGGCTCGAGACCGCGCGCTTCAATCAGCGCCACGCCATCATCCGCGCACCGGCCGACGGCGTCGTGCTGCGCCGCATGGTCGAGCCCAACGAGACCGTCGCCGGCGGCCAGCCGGTGCTGGCGGTGGGCGATGCCGGCAGCGGCTTCGTGCTGGCCGCGGCGGTGCCGGACCGCGACGCGCTGCGGCTGGCGCTGGCCGACCCGGCGCGCATCACCGTCGACGCCATGCCGGACGCGCCCATCCGCGGCGCGGTCAGCCGCATCGGCCGCCAGGCCGATCCGCGCACCGGCACCTTCGAGGTCGACGTGGCCCTCGAGGAAGCCCCGGAGCGCCTCGCCAGCGGCCTGCTGGCGCGCGCCCGCATCACCACCGCCGACAGCGGCGAGACCGCGCGCACCGGCATTCCGCTGGAGGCGCTGGTCGAGGGCGACTCCGAGGCCGCGCTCATCTTCCTGCTTGCCGACGACAACGCCCGCGTGCAGGCCCGCGAAGTGACCGTGCGCTGGTTCGACGACGAGCGGGCGGTGCTGGGCGAGCCCCTGTCCGAGCAGGCCCGCGTGGTGACCACCGGCGCCGGCTTCCTGCGCGACGGCGAAGCCGTGCGGATCATCGAGTAG
- a CDS encoding TolC family protein, with translation MSGTRAARRRSPSLIACALIALAPYAAAQPADDQRLDAYVREALRSNPVMDAGMQALLASDLEARATRARRLPALGLEARYTRATGGRTIDFPAGQLFNPIHETLNRLLEERGEPAMFPTDLRDIEEPLLRPREQETKLTLRAPLYAPEIGAAIAARAAATDAARAGLEVTARTLVREVKRAYFGAARADAAEGILEASRDLLAEDLRIAKVMEREGTATHDRVLRARAEMLAVEQRLDAARAGTRQARRQLARLLGRDDAAGLVLPEAEPDGTPAPAPADPGPDAEADTVSSRPELARLDAAIAGAEAQVDAGQARRLPELSLAADYGIQGADYAVDSSDDSFGTVSLVLRWNLFDFGARRVSRDAAAAEAARLRAQRDDLERELRLALQAANEDLDVAARAVRTARARVEAAEAAFAIAERKRAEASLSQVAFIDAQRALTEARLNAVITRFDLRDRIAEVEFVAAAYPLPALPLSAKESSDEDAPDLSR, from the coding sequence GTGTCCGGCACGCGCGCTGCCCGCCGTCGCTCCCCCTCTCTGATTGCCTGCGCCCTGATCGCGCTGGCACCGTACGCCGCCGCCCAACCGGCGGACGACCAGCGGCTCGACGCCTATGTGCGCGAGGCGCTGCGCAGCAATCCGGTCATGGATGCCGGCATGCAGGCGCTGCTCGCGAGCGACCTCGAGGCCCGCGCGACCCGCGCCCGGCGTCTGCCCGCGCTCGGCCTCGAGGCACGCTACACGCGCGCCACAGGCGGCCGCACCATCGACTTCCCGGCCGGCCAGCTCTTCAACCCGATCCACGAAACCCTCAACCGGTTGCTGGAGGAGCGCGGCGAGCCGGCGATGTTCCCTACCGACCTCCGCGACATCGAGGAACCCCTGCTGCGCCCGCGCGAGCAGGAGACCAAGCTGACCCTGCGCGCCCCGCTCTATGCGCCGGAGATCGGCGCCGCCATCGCCGCCCGTGCCGCCGCCACCGATGCCGCCCGCGCCGGCCTGGAAGTGACCGCCCGCACGCTGGTGCGCGAAGTGAAGCGCGCCTACTTCGGCGCCGCGCGCGCCGACGCCGCCGAGGGCATCCTCGAGGCCAGCCGCGACCTGCTCGCCGAGGATCTGCGCATCGCGAAGGTCATGGAACGCGAGGGCACCGCCACCCATGACCGCGTGCTGCGCGCCCGTGCCGAGATGCTGGCCGTCGAGCAGCGCCTCGACGCCGCGCGCGCCGGTACCCGGCAGGCGCGGCGACAGCTCGCCCGGCTGCTGGGCCGCGACGACGCCGCCGGACTGGTCCTGCCCGAGGCCGAGCCCGACGGCACCCCTGCTCCCGCGCCCGCCGACCCGGGCCCCGACGCGGAGGCGGACACCGTCTCGTCGCGTCCCGAGCTCGCCCGCCTGGACGCCGCCATCGCCGGTGCGGAAGCGCAGGTCGATGCCGGTCAGGCGCGCCGGCTGCCCGAGCTGTCGCTGGCCGCCGACTACGGCATCCAGGGCGCGGACTACGCCGTGGACAGCAGCGACGACAGCTTCGGGACCGTCTCGCTGGTGCTGCGCTGGAACCTGTTCGACTTCGGCGCGCGCCGCGTCAGCCGGGACGCCGCCGCCGCCGAAGCGGCGCGACTGCGCGCACAGCGCGACGATCTGGAACGCGAGCTCCGGCTGGCGCTGCAGGCGGCCAACGAGGATCTGGACGTCGCCGCACGCGCGGTGCGTACTGCGCGCGCCCGCGTCGAGGCTGCCGAGGCCGCCTTCGCCATAGCCGAGCGCAAGCGCGCCGAGGCCAGCCTCTCGCAGGTCGCCTTCATCGACGCCCAGCGCGCTCTCACCGAGGCGCGCCTCAACGCCGTCATCACCCGCTTCGACCTGCGCGACCGGATCGCCGAGGTCGAATTCGTCGCCGCTGCCTACCCGCTGCCGGCCCTGCCGCTTTCCGCCAAGGAGTCTTCCGATGAGGATGCCCCGGACCTTTCCCGCTGA
- a CDS encoding ADP-ribosylglycohydrolase family protein: MLGAIAGDIIGSVYENVPAARADFPLFGPRSTPTDDSVLSVAVAEAALSGGDYRDALRRWARRYPDAGYGAGFARWVQADDPPDGDSFGNGAAMRVSPIGWLFDDEDAVLDAARASARPSHGHPDALNAAQAVALAVFLARRAIARDDLRLRLGLSFGYDLDRDYEAVRAAHRPDTSARGSVPEALIAFLTSCDFEDAVRRAVRLGGDADTQACIAGAIAEAYYGGVPTPIATAARERLPDDMAAVLDRFSAHRRPTP; this comes from the coding sequence ATGCTCGGCGCCATCGCCGGCGACATCATCGGCTCGGTGTACGAGAACGTGCCGGCCGCGCGCGCGGACTTCCCCCTGTTCGGACCGCGGAGCACCCCGACCGACGACAGCGTCCTGAGCGTGGCGGTGGCGGAGGCGGCGCTCAGCGGTGGCGACTACCGCGACGCGCTGCGCCGCTGGGCGCGGCGCTACCCCGACGCGGGCTACGGGGCCGGCTTCGCGCGCTGGGTGCAGGCCGACGACCCGCCGGACGGCGACAGCTTCGGCAACGGCGCGGCCATGCGCGTGTCGCCGATCGGCTGGCTGTTCGACGACGAGGACGCCGTGCTCGACGCCGCCCGCGCCAGCGCCCGGCCCAGCCACGGCCACCCGGACGCGCTGAACGCCGCGCAGGCAGTGGCGCTGGCGGTGTTCCTGGCGCGGCGCGCCATTGCGCGCGACGATCTGCGACTGCGCCTGGGGCTGTCCTTCGGCTACGACCTCGACCGCGACTACGAGGCAGTGCGCGCCGCGCACCGCCCCGACACCAGCGCGCGCGGCTCCGTGCCCGAGGCCCTGATCGCCTTCCTGACATCGTGCGACTTCGAGGATGCCGTGCGCCGTGCCGTGCGCCTGGGCGGCGACGCCGACACCCAGGCCTGCATCGCGGGTGCCATCGCCGAGGCCTACTACGGCGGCGTGCCGACACCGATCGCGACCGCCGCCCGTGAACGCCTGCCCGACGACATGGCGGCGGTTCTCGATCGCTTCTCCGCCCACCGACGCCCGACGCCATGA
- a CDS encoding efflux RND transporter permease subunit, with amino-acid sequence MRLTEFAVRNPAFMLVAFGLLTAIGLTSWQQIPRTEDPVFDISAYRVIAVYTGADALEVERQLVEPIEDAINTLDDVKVIAGSADDSLGAVRVEFVVGIDTDRTFDAINREIDLLRPDFPDGVQSVEVERINPGLVNIVQLGLVSEQASWQLLEDTAEDLKDRIETVDAVKEVEIQGLPARELRVELDLGRLGETGIAAMQVYQAVAGRTGNVPGGSVDVGQRRFNLRSTGDIERLDQLRDTVVVADGARVVRVGDVARVSWDYGPERHTARLDGKRAVWVVANQREKRNAIDTRAAIWEVLDAFESELPRNIELVRAFDQSRNVAARLGRLMTDFLIALIAVSFTLLPLGMRSAGLVMVSIPLSLAMGLSALHFTGFTLNQLSIAGFVVALGLLVDDSIVVTENIARYLRLGHDRTEAALLATRQITLAILGATGTLLFAFVPLLALPGEAGNFIRGLPLAVVFTVAASLLVALTIIPFLASRVLPRTAEGEGNAVLRTVMRFIHGVYRPMLKLALRFRWTTMVLSLLAVVATVATVPGIVGLAMFPKADTPQALVQVTLPDGANRDATDRVLREVEAILLEQAEVDHVMANLGRGNPQIYYNIFQREYAPNFAEIFLQIEQFDGALTPRFYERMRTRFDDIAGADIVLREFENGPPTEAPIALRVLGRDLDELRRLAAQIEDVMRDTPGVRDIVNGQRRQRIDLKLDVDEQRIGQLGVDPLALDTTVRIALSGLPAGEVFNDRGDDYPVVVRAPLAGSAARLDALDGLHVAADNGAQVPLGQLADVRLAAAPARIEREQRSRAAMVTAFTEPGYNTEALTWDIVERVRALDWPPGYELDIAGEVESREEAFGGLGTAIIIAVFGVLAVLVLEFGSFRSMLIVAGVVPLGVMGGLLALLLTNNPVGFTSMIGFIALIGIEIKNSILLVDFTNLLRRQGKPLMEAVIEAGEIRFLPILLTTATAVAGLLALALADSALYSPLAWVIIGGLVSSTLIGRLVTPVMYTLLPPAITPHTGDDDLPTHA; translated from the coding sequence ATGCGCCTCACTGAATTCGCGGTCCGCAATCCGGCCTTCATGCTGGTGGCCTTCGGGCTGCTCACCGCCATCGGCCTGACCAGCTGGCAGCAGATTCCGCGCACCGAGGACCCGGTCTTCGACATATCGGCCTACCGCGTCATCGCGGTGTATACGGGCGCCGACGCCCTGGAGGTCGAGCGCCAGCTGGTCGAACCCATCGAGGATGCGATCAACACCCTCGATGACGTCAAGGTGATCGCCGGCTCGGCGGACGATTCGCTGGGGGCGGTGCGCGTCGAGTTCGTCGTGGGCATCGACACCGATCGCACCTTCGATGCCATCAACCGCGAGATCGACCTGCTGCGCCCCGACTTCCCCGACGGCGTGCAGAGCGTCGAGGTGGAGCGCATCAATCCCGGCCTGGTCAACATCGTGCAGCTCGGCCTGGTATCGGAACAGGCCTCCTGGCAGCTGCTGGAGGATACCGCGGAGGACCTCAAGGACCGCATCGAGACCGTGGACGCGGTCAAGGAGGTCGAGATCCAGGGCCTGCCCGCCCGCGAACTGCGCGTCGAACTCGACCTCGGCCGGCTGGGCGAGACCGGTATCGCGGCAATGCAGGTCTACCAGGCCGTCGCCGGCCGCACCGGCAACGTGCCCGGCGGCTCGGTCGATGTCGGTCAGCGCCGCTTCAATCTGCGCAGCACCGGCGACATCGAGCGCCTCGATCAGCTTCGCGACACGGTGGTGGTGGCCGACGGCGCGCGCGTGGTGCGGGTGGGCGATGTCGCGCGCGTGTCGTGGGACTACGGCCCCGAGCGGCACACCGCCCGCCTCGACGGCAAGCGCGCGGTCTGGGTGGTGGCCAACCAGCGCGAGAAGCGCAACGCGATCGACACGCGCGCGGCCATCTGGGAGGTACTGGACGCCTTCGAGAGCGAGCTGCCGCGCAACATCGAGCTGGTGCGCGCCTTCGACCAGTCGCGCAACGTCGCGGCCCGCCTGGGCCGGCTGATGACCGACTTCCTGATCGCGCTGATCGCGGTGTCCTTCACCCTGCTGCCGCTGGGCATGCGCTCGGCGGGGCTGGTGATGGTGTCGATCCCGCTGTCGCTGGCAATGGGCCTGTCGGCGCTGCACTTCACCGGATTCACGCTCAACCAGCTGTCCATCGCCGGCTTCGTGGTGGCGCTCGGGCTGCTGGTGGACGACTCCATCGTGGTGACCGAGAACATCGCCCGCTATCTCCGCCTGGGCCACGACCGCACCGAGGCCGCGCTGCTCGCGACGCGCCAGATCACGCTCGCCATCCTGGGCGCCACCGGCACGCTGCTGTTCGCCTTCGTGCCGCTGCTGGCGCTGCCCGGGGAGGCCGGCAACTTCATCCGCGGCCTGCCGCTGGCGGTGGTGTTCACCGTGGCCGCGTCGCTGCTGGTGGCGCTGACGATCATCCCCTTTCTGGCGAGTCGCGTGCTGCCGCGCACCGCCGAGGGCGAGGGCAACGCGGTACTGCGCACGGTGATGCGCTTCATCCACGGCGTCTACCGCCCCATGCTCAAGCTGGCGCTGCGCTTTCGCTGGACGACGATGGTGCTGAGCCTGCTGGCGGTGGTCGCCACCGTGGCAACCGTGCCCGGCATCGTCGGACTGGCCATGTTCCCCAAGGCCGACACGCCACAGGCGCTGGTACAGGTCACCCTGCCCGACGGCGCCAACCGCGACGCGACCGACCGCGTGCTGCGCGAGGTCGAGGCCATCCTGCTGGAGCAGGCGGAAGTCGACCACGTCATGGCCAACCTGGGCCGCGGCAATCCGCAGATCTACTACAACATCTTCCAGCGCGAGTACGCCCCCAACTTCGCCGAGATCTTCCTGCAGATCGAGCAGTTCGACGGCGCGCTCACGCCGCGCTTCTACGAACGCATGCGGACCCGCTTCGACGACATCGCCGGCGCCGACATCGTGCTGCGCGAGTTCGAGAACGGCCCGCCCACGGAGGCCCCGATCGCGCTGCGCGTGCTCGGGCGCGACCTCGACGAGCTGCGCCGGCTGGCCGCGCAGATCGAGGACGTCATGCGCGACACGCCCGGCGTGCGCGATATCGTCAACGGTCAGCGCCGGCAGCGCATCGACCTCAAGCTGGACGTCGACGAGCAGCGCATCGGCCAGCTCGGTGTGGATCCGCTGGCGCTCGACACCACCGTGCGCATCGCGCTGTCGGGGCTGCCCGCAGGCGAAGTGTTCAACGACCGCGGGGACGACTATCCGGTGGTGGTGCGCGCGCCGCTCGCCGGCAGCGCGGCGCGGCTCGACGCGCTGGACGGGCTGCACGTCGCCGCCGACAACGGCGCCCAGGTGCCGCTCGGCCAGCTCGCGGACGTCCGTCTGGCGGCGGCGCCGGCGCGCATCGAACGCGAGCAGCGCAGCCGCGCCGCGATGGTCACGGCGTTCACCGAGCCCGGATACAACACCGAAGCCCTGACCTGGGACATCGTCGAGCGCGTGCGCGCGCTCGACTGGCCGCCCGGCTACGAACTGGACATCGCGGGCGAGGTCGAGAGCCGCGAGGAGGCCTTCGGCGGGCTCGGTACCGCCATCATCATCGCGGTCTTCGGCGTGCTGGCGGTGCTGGTGCTCGAATTCGGCAGCTTCCGCAGCATGCTCATCGTCGCCGGCGTGGTGCCGCTCGGCGTGATGGGCGGCCTGCTGGCGCTGCTGCTGACCAACAACCCGGTCGGCTTCACGTCGATGATCGGCTTCATTGCGCTCATCGGCATCGAGATCAAGAACTCGATCCTCCTGGTCGATTTCACCAATCTCCTGCGACGCCAGGGCAAGCCGCTGATGGAGGCCGTCATCGAGGCCGGCGAGATCCGCTTCCTGCCCATCCTGCTGACCACCGCCACCGCGGTGGCCGGGCTGCTCGCACTGGCGCTGGCCGACTCGGCGCTGTACTCGCCACTGGCCTGGGTGATCATCGGCGGGCTGGTGAGCTCGACGCTGATCGGTCGCCTGGTGACACCGGTGATGTACACGCTGCTGCCGCCGGCCATCACGCCGCACACGGGCGACGACGACCTGCCGACCCATGCCTGA
- a CDS encoding alpha/beta fold hydrolase, translated as MPIPSLTRFGYFAGAFMVLLVVGVMVLAPDTATRFALQLERRMAGLEMHTTHIEGFEIPYLAGGEGPTLLLLHGFSANKDNFTRVAKHLTPHFRVVVPDLPGFGDASAPDDAGYGLPAQRRRIEAIIDAIGLSGPLHVGGSSMGGYLAMALALENPDRVASLWLLAPFGLEGAEQSELRTHYVETGEIGLLAETPAEFDAVMELVFHERPYLPWFVRDTLAKRAAARYERYRAIFLDVQEAEPLNARVADIDVPTLLVWGEEDRALHPSGARVYVEANPDATDLQMMPAMGHLPMMEAPEATAERLLAFHARHFGD; from the coding sequence GTGCCCATCCCCTCGCTCACCCGCTTCGGCTACTTCGCAGGCGCCTTCATGGTGCTGCTGGTGGTCGGCGTCATGGTCCTGGCGCCGGATACGGCCACACGCTTCGCACTCCAGCTCGAACGCCGCATGGCCGGCCTGGAGATGCATACCACGCATATCGAGGGATTCGAGATCCCCTACCTCGCCGGCGGTGAAGGCCCCACCCTGCTGCTGCTGCACGGCTTCTCCGCCAACAAGGACAACTTCACCCGCGTAGCCAAGCATCTGACGCCGCACTTCCGCGTGGTGGTACCGGATCTGCCCGGATTCGGCGACGCGAGCGCACCGGATGACGCCGGCTACGGACTGCCCGCGCAGCGCCGGCGCATCGAGGCCATCATCGATGCCATCGGCCTGTCCGGCCCGCTCCACGTGGGCGGCAGTTCCATGGGCGGTTACCTGGCGATGGCGCTGGCCCTGGAGAACCCCGATCGCGTCGCATCGCTGTGGCTGCTCGCGCCGTTCGGTCTGGAAGGCGCCGAACAGTCCGAGCTGCGCACGCACTACGTCGAGACCGGCGAGATCGGCCTGCTCGCGGAGACGCCCGCAGAGTTCGACGCGGTGATGGAGCTCGTCTTCCACGAACGCCCCTACCTGCCCTGGTTCGTGCGCGACACGCTCGCGAAGCGCGCTGCCGCGCGGTACGAGCGCTACCGGGCCATCTTCCTGGACGTGCAGGAGGCCGAGCCGCTCAACGCACGCGTGGCCGATATCGACGTGCCCACGCTGCTGGTCTGGGGCGAGGAGGACCGTGCGCTGCACCCGTCCGGTGCTCGGGTCTACGTCGAGGCCAACCCCGACGCCACCGACCTGCAGATGATGCCGGCGATGGGACACCTTCCGATGATGGAAGCGCCCGAAGCGACGGCAGAGCGGCTGCTCGCGTTCCACGCCAGGCACTTCGGCGACTGA
- a CDS encoding class I SAM-dependent methyltransferase, protein MPDPDACPLCGRASPAPHHAAAGTRFHRCAGCALIFRDPAQWPDRDAEAAHYRLHRNDPHDPGYRRFLQPLFDALAPRLPAGAEGLDFGCGPGPALAAMLREAGHRVQVYDPLFADAPDTLRRRYDFVTASEVIEHLHRPAETLAMLGDLLGAGGILGVMTGAPPADPEAFARWHYLRDPTHVAFYGPDTLRWIAQRHGWTLSLPARHVALFTVPAPALA, encoded by the coding sequence ATGCCTGATCCCGACGCCTGCCCGCTGTGCGGGCGGGCATCCCCGGCGCCCCATCACGCCGCCGCAGGCACCCGCTTCCATCGCTGCGCGGGGTGTGCCCTGATATTCCGCGATCCGGCGCAGTGGCCCGATCGCGACGCCGAAGCCGCGCACTATCGCCTGCACCGGAACGACCCGCACGACCCGGGCTACCGGCGCTTCCTGCAGCCGCTCTTCGATGCCCTCGCGCCGCGCCTGCCGGCGGGCGCGGAAGGACTCGACTTCGGCTGCGGGCCGGGCCCGGCCCTGGCGGCGATGTTGCGCGAAGCCGGGCATCGCGTGCAGGTCTACGATCCGCTGTTCGCCGATGCACCGGACACCCTGAGACGCCGCTACGACTTCGTCACCGCGAGCGAGGTCATCGAGCATCTGCATCGCCCGGCCGAGACGCTGGCGATGCTCGGCGATCTGCTCGGCGCTGGCGGGATTCTGGGCGTCATGACCGGCGCACCACCGGCCGACCCGGAAGCCTTCGCGCGCTGGCACTACCTGCGCGACCCCACCCATGTCGCCTTCTACGGACCCGACACGCTGCGATGGATCGCGCAGCGCCACGGATGGACGCTGTCGCTGCCGGCGCGCCACGTCGCGCTGTTCACGGTGCCGGCGCCTGCGCTAGCCTGA